One part of the Bacteroidota bacterium genome encodes these proteins:
- a CDS encoding GldG family protein — translation MTKDMYQNKKQASIRILIILGIIIAINVILYSFNWRLDFTADKRYTLSETTRTTLENLEEPLTITAYFSEKLPSDIQLLKNDFRYMLEEYSKYSKNKVVFSFVNPQKDARTQKKVEQKGIVPQIHNMRKKDKFEQQQVYLGAEVQYGENSEIIPAIQPGAPMEFALTFAIRKISSDDKPSVALIKGHGEAGLAELSYVNEALSALYNLEELDLTDQTTIPPHFKTIAIVNPLDSFSTKQIQEINSFVGSGGSVFIAHGLVRGDLSGQPPQSYINSTALESWLSTLGIIIKRNLVIDEQSTQITVQQKQGNYVMNTPLDFPYIPYFSNFGKHSITEGMESMLVPFASEIECVISDTNIKAFPLVQTSDFSGVEIAPGTFDITRKWHRQLFNRSRIPVAFAIEGPLVGTNNARIVVISNGEFALNDQQGRFQGTPDNINFFAGAIDWLSDETGLAELRTKTISSRPIKQLSDKKKSFLKYMNVLLPILILVIIAIIRLRLQKRKIAIWTNH, via the coding sequence TTGACTAAAGATATGTATCAAAATAAAAAACAAGCCAGCATTCGGATATTGATTATTTTAGGTATAATCATAGCCATTAATGTGATTTTATATTCATTCAACTGGCGTTTGGATTTCACTGCTGACAAACGTTATACACTCAGTGAAACAACTCGAACAACCTTGGAAAATCTGGAAGAACCCTTAACAATAACTGCTTATTTTTCAGAAAAATTACCTAGCGACATCCAATTACTAAAAAACGATTTTCGCTATATGCTGGAAGAATACAGCAAGTATTCGAAAAACAAAGTGGTTTTTTCGTTTGTTAATCCACAGAAAGATGCACGAACACAAAAAAAGGTAGAGCAAAAAGGTATTGTACCACAAATTCACAATATGCGCAAAAAAGATAAATTTGAACAACAACAGGTTTATTTGGGAGCAGAAGTACAATATGGTGAAAATTCTGAAATAATTCCAGCTATTCAACCAGGGGCGCCAATGGAATTTGCCTTAACATTTGCTATCCGTAAAATTTCATCAGATGATAAACCATCAGTAGCACTTATAAAAGGACATGGAGAAGCAGGATTAGCCGAATTGTCATATGTGAATGAGGCTTTGTCGGCTCTTTACAATTTAGAAGAGTTGGATTTGACTGATCAAACAACCATACCTCCTCACTTTAAAACAATCGCTATTGTCAATCCACTAGACTCTTTCAGTACTAAACAAATTCAAGAAATAAATAGCTTTGTTGGTTCTGGAGGCAGTGTTTTCATTGCGCATGGTTTAGTTCGTGGAGATTTATCAGGACAACCACCTCAATCCTATATCAATTCAACTGCTTTAGAAAGCTGGCTCAGCACATTAGGTATTATCATCAAACGCAATTTGGTCATCGATGAGCAAAGTACGCAGATTACCGTGCAACAAAAACAAGGGAATTATGTAATGAATACACCTCTTGATTTTCCTTATATCCCCTATTTTTCAAATTTTGGCAAGCATTCCATAACCGAAGGAATGGAATCGATGTTGGTTCCTTTTGCTTCAGAAATCGAGTGTGTTATTTCAGATACAAACATTAAAGCATTTCCATTGGTGCAAACATCTGATTTCTCAGGTGTTGAAATTGCTCCGGGAACCTTTGATATCACTAGGAAATGGCACCGACAACTTTTTAATCGTAGCCGAATTCCTGTAGCATTTGCAATTGAAGGACCATTGGTCGGAACAAACAATGCACGAATAGTGGTTATTTCGAATGGAGAATTTGCACTAAACGACCAGCAAGGTAGATTTCAGGGAACACCCGATAATATCAACTTTTTTGCCGGTGCCATTGATTGGCTTTCGGATGAAACGGGTTTGGCAGAATTGCGCACAAAAACCATTAGTTCACGACCAATCAAACAGTTATCCGATAAGAAAAAAAGCTTTTTGAAATACATGAATGTATTACTTCCCATCCTTATCCTTGTCATTATTGCCATAATAAGGCTGCGGTTGCAAAAAAGAAAAATTGCCATCTGGACTAATCATTAA
- a CDS encoding DUF4340 domain-containing protein: MKLKNSQLLLIFLVVVVLLVGLRFLKSQKEEGSLKQTFFEIDSSQIVQFNITPLANEYEGFKLVKNNDHWMLEQKDKLSFRVSDEAIIRAIEELFKLKPSRLASESKDSWSKYEVDTAGSLLEIFTSNESFQIIIGKMIFQNQVRVNQYVRLPDEDQVYACESYLEGTFKNPVNKWRNKQNIVWPLGFWQEVNISGNAKNIGFFRNEDSWINKHTQTDLGNDVELIALIDGFNALGFSQNKDLTTDSMLYSIQITTTQNESVKLSLYKNAHEMILSSAYNTGNYFVIDSSKTVSFMQEIKKYAEHSLITPLF, translated from the coding sequence ATGAAGCTTAAGAATTCACAATTATTGCTAATTTTTCTTGTTGTAGTCGTACTGCTGGTAGGCTTGCGATTTCTCAAATCACAAAAGGAAGAAGGAAGCTTAAAACAAACATTTTTTGAAATCGACAGTAGTCAGATAGTCCAGTTTAATATTACCCCTCTTGCTAATGAATACGAAGGTTTTAAACTGGTGAAAAACAATGATCATTGGATGTTGGAACAAAAAGATAAGCTAAGCTTTCGGGTATCTGATGAAGCCATTATACGTGCTATTGAAGAATTATTTAAACTGAAACCATCTCGCCTGGCCTCTGAAAGTAAGGATAGCTGGAGCAAATACGAAGTAGACACTGCGGGTAGCCTATTGGAGATTTTTACCTCAAACGAAAGCTTTCAGATTATCATTGGCAAAATGATTTTTCAAAATCAAGTAAGGGTTAATCAATATGTTCGATTGCCAGATGAAGATCAGGTTTATGCTTGTGAGAGTTATTTGGAAGGTACATTTAAGAATCCGGTGAATAAGTGGCGTAACAAGCAAAATATTGTGTGGCCATTGGGTTTTTGGCAGGAAGTAAATATTTCTGGTAATGCTAAAAATATTGGATTTTTCAGAAATGAAGATTCATGGATTAACAAGCATACACAAACAGATTTAGGGAATGATGTTGAATTGATTGCACTAATAGATGGATTTAATGCGCTCGGTTTTTCACAAAATAAAGACTTAACAACAGATTCCATGTTGTATAGTATTCAAATAACAACAACCCAAAATGAAAGTGTAAAACTGAGTCTATATAAAAATGCCCATGAAATGATATTGAGTTCGGCTTACAATACAGGCAACTACTTTGTTATTGACTCAAGCAAAACAGTCAGTTTTATGCAGGAAATTAAAAAATATGCAGAACACAGTTTGATAACTCCCTTGTTCTAA
- a CDS encoding ABC transporter permease subunit, with translation MNAIWILTKKEIKSYFDSLIAYILLILFLGFSGFFTWLYGNDIFLVGQASLNVFFSWSFWTLFFFIPGITMRTVAEEMHSGTIEILSTKAISNMQIISAKFLAAWMLVLIALLLTLPYYITVSRLGDVDHGAIIGGYLGLLLISGTYISIGIFASSISRNQIVAFLLTLFIALFFQLIFDLIARNMTGGMAAFFNFISLNSHFGSISRGVIDFRDIFYFFSMIFSGLLLANFMLSKKSLID, from the coding sequence ATGAATGCAATTTGGATATTGACAAAAAAAGAAATCAAAAGCTATTTCGATTCATTGATAGCTTATATTTTATTGATACTTTTTCTAGGATTCAGTGGCTTTTTCACCTGGCTCTATGGGAATGACATCTTTCTGGTCGGACAGGCCAGTTTAAATGTATTCTTTTCGTGGTCGTTCTGGACCTTGTTTTTTTTCATCCCGGGTATTACCATGCGCACAGTAGCAGAGGAAATGCATTCAGGAACTATCGAAATATTATCAACCAAAGCAATTTCGAACATGCAAATTATCAGCGCCAAATTTCTTGCTGCCTGGATGCTGGTGCTCATTGCCTTGCTACTAACTCTGCCCTATTACATCACAGTCAGTCGATTAGGAGACGTAGACCACGGTGCTATTATTGGCGGTTATTTGGGTTTATTACTAATTAGTGGTACCTATATTAGTATTGGCATATTTGCCAGCAGCATATCCCGTAATCAGATTGTTGCCTTTTTACTCACCTTATTCATTGCCTTGTTTTTCCAGTTGATTTTTGATTTAATTGCACGAAACATGACCGGTGGAATGGCCGCATTTTTCAATTTTATCAGTTTAAATTCTCACTTCGGATCTATTTCCAGAGGTGTAATCGATTTCAGAGATATATTTTACTTCTTTTCCATGATATTTTCCGGCTTACTACTGGCTAATTTCATGTTATCAAAAAAGAGCTTAATTGACTAA